The Gadus macrocephalus chromosome 13, ASM3116895v1 genome includes a window with the following:
- the LOC132470238 gene encoding monocarboxylate transporter 2-like, with product MPQSPTAKLAHTPPDGGWGWMVVSGSFISIGFSYSFSKALTVFFKDIQQDFDVSYSEIAWVASIMLATMYAGGPLSGMLVNRFGSRPVTIAGGLMCGLSMVAASFGNSIISLYICIGLIGGLGLSLNLNASLTIISKYFLVRRPLANGLAMTGSPVFLCFLAPLNQYFLSNFGWRGSFLILGALMLHCCVAGALMRPLPSAPVPPVENGSPKGPEAGTQGTKLKSNCWSRVKIVDLSLFRDPGFVIYLIGNSMFFFGAYAPIVFLSSYAVSQGVDEFSAATLLSIMGFVDMFTRPGTGLLANTKWIRPRIQYFLSFAMVFNGTCHLLCPLATSYPSLVVYAAFFGIGFGMVFALIFECLMDIMGPLRFPKAIGLVTIIECCPMLLGPPTAGALVDHYGDHRYLFIMCGAVILTGGLFLFVMNVYNYHRIDKKGKAKDQELQGDDVPQQERALEHMPEEGPQAPGPGGDETGPGATEEDGAMGEDGAMGDHVRRSADNSRKRSQEFHDITI from the exons ATGCCCCAATCACCAACTGCTAAATTGGCCCACACCCCTCCGgatgggggctgggggtggatggTGGTTTCCGGGTCCTTTATTTCAATTGGCTTCTCCTACTCGTTCTCCAAAGCCCTCACTGTATTCTTCAAAGACATCCAACAAGATTTTGACGTCAGCTACAGCGAAATTGCATGGGTCGCCTCCATCATGCTTGCTACCATGTACGCTGGCG GACCCTTGAGCGGTATGCTGGTGAACCGTTTCGGGAGTCGCCCAGTAACCATAGCGGGTGGATTAATGTGTGGGCTGTCGATGGTGGCTGCCTCTTTTGGAAATTCCATCATCAGCCTCTACATTTGCATTGGTCTAATTGGAG GTCTCGGACTCTCCCTCAACCTAAACGCCTCTCTGACCATCATCAGCAAGTACTTCCTGGTGAGACGGCCTTTAGCCAACGGTCTGGCCATGACGGGGAGTCCTGTGTTCCTGTGTTTCCTAGCCCCTCTTAACCAGTACTTCCTTTCCAACTTTGGTTGGAGGGGCAGCTTCCTCATCCTGGGCGCTCTGATGCTCCACTGCTGCGTGGCCGGGGCCCTGATGAGGCCCCTCCCCTCGGCCCCCGTCCCACCCGTGGAGAACGGCTCTCCGAAAGGCCCAGAGGCAGGGACCCAAGGAACCAAGCTGAAATCAAACTGTTGGAGCCGTGTTAAGATCGTGGACTTATCCCTCTTCAGAGACCCAGGCTTCGTCATCTACCTCATCGGGAACTCCATGTTCTTCTTCGGGGCGTACGCGCCCATTGTCTTCCTGTCCTCCTACGCCGTCAGCCAGGGCGTGGACGAGTTCTCGGCCGCCACGCTGCTCTCCATCATGGGCTTCGTGGACATGTTCACCCGGCCCGGCACGGGGCTGTTGGCCAACACCAAGTGGATCAGGCCCCGCATCCAGTACTTCCTGAGCTTCGCCATGGTCTTCAACGGGACGTGCCATCTCCTGTGCCCTCTGGCCACTAGTTACCCCAGCCTGGTGGTCTACGCGGCCTTCTTCGGCATCGGCTTCGGCATGGTGTTTGCTCTGATATTTGAGTGCTTGATGGATATCATGGGACCCCTGCGCTTCCCCAAGGCGATTGGGCTGGTCACCATCATAGAATGCTGTCCCATGCTTCTCGGACCGCCGACCGCAG GGGCTCTGGTAGACCACTATGGTGACCACAGGTATCTCTTCATCATGTGCGGAGCGGTGATTTTGACCGGCGGGCTCTTCCTCTTCGTCATGAACGTGTACAACTACCACCGGATAGACAAGAAGGGGAAGGCCAAGGACCAGGAGCTGCAAGGGGACGACGTCCCGCAGCAGGAACGGGCCTTGGAGCACATGCCCGAGGAGGGTCCCCAGGCCCCTGGGCCAGGGGGGGATGAGACGGGGCCTGGGGCCACGGAGGAAGATGGAGCCATGGGGGAAGATGGAGCCATGGGGGATCATGTCAGGAGAAGTGCTGATAACTCGAGGAAGAGGAGCCAAGAGTTTCATGATATTACTATTTAG